One part of the Candidatus Zixiibacteriota bacterium genome encodes these proteins:
- a CDS encoding sugar phosphate nucleotidyltransferase has translation MIYGVILAGGRGERFWPLSRADRPKQLLRLISDRTMLQETIDRVLPLIPMERIYVVTSENMTGPILDEIPSLKPENILAEPRGRNTCLAIGLAAEHLSKTDPDAVMVVLSADHIIRPAERLIEIIKSGAEVAAEEERLITIGIEPTRAETGYGYIKLGQQHKVANGYAFYSVDAFTEKPKAVVAQEYYYGRKHLWNSGMFIWSVKSILGSISQCQPEMGEMLGRYARGIGTGDEWALRTDLYDKAEPISIDFAVLENAENVLTIKADILWDDVGSWNALERYKDKDRENNVIIGAAKVSDVYETTIYNETDGVIVSIGVSDLVIVKTDKVVLVVHKTKANDIKKILSQFSEDKDLQKFL, from the coding sequence TTGATTTACGGAGTCATACTGGCCGGCGGACGGGGAGAAAGATTCTGGCCCCTTTCTCGCGCTGACCGCCCCAAACAGCTTCTGCGACTCATTTCCGACCGGACTATGCTGCAAGAGACTATTGACCGCGTTTTGCCGCTGATTCCTATGGAGCGGATTTATGTTGTTACCTCCGAAAATATGACCGGGCCGATTCTGGACGAAATTCCTTCCTTGAAACCGGAAAATATCCTGGCTGAACCGCGCGGTCGCAACACCTGCCTTGCCATAGGACTTGCCGCGGAACATCTAAGCAAGACTGACCCTGATGCCGTCATGGTGGTCCTCTCCGCCGACCATATCATTCGCCCCGCGGAGCGGTTGATTGAGATTATAAAATCGGGGGCGGAAGTTGCCGCGGAAGAAGAGCGATTAATAACAATCGGCATCGAGCCGACCCGCGCCGAGACCGGATATGGTTATATAAAACTGGGGCAGCAGCATAAAGTGGCCAATGGATACGCCTTCTATTCGGTCGATGCCTTCACCGAAAAACCGAAAGCGGTAGTGGCGCAGGAATATTACTACGGGCGGAAACATCTCTGGAATTCCGGGATGTTTATCTGGTCGGTAAAATCGATTCTCGGTTCCATCAGTCAGTGCCAGCCGGAGATGGGAGAGATGCTCGGCAGATATGCCCGGGGCATCGGTACCGGCGATGAATGGGCGCTTCGGACAGACCTCTATGACAAAGCCGAGCCGATTTCTATTGATTTTGCCGTTCTGGAGAATGCTGAAAATGTCTTGACCATAAAAGCCGATATTCTCTGGGATGATGTTGGGAGCTGGAATGCCCTTGAGCGGTATAAAGATAAAGACCGCGAGAATAATGTGATTATAGGCGCCGCCAAAGTATCGGATGTATATGAGACCACCATCTATAATGAGACTGATGGCGTGATTGTATCAATCGGTGTCTCTGACCTGGTTATTGTCAAGACCGATAAGGTGGTCCTTGTGGTACATAAGACGAAAGCCAATGATATTAAGAAAATCCTCTCTCAGTTTTCGGAAGACAAGGACCTGCAGAAATTCCTATAA
- a CDS encoding L-threonylcarbamoyladenylate synthase — MTAPLILDINPYAPRGDIIMKAAAILRDDGLIVAPTETRYGLLARHDHRRALEKMIKLKGRKAEIPVALFVPSIADINKLGELNHRAEALAHKYLPGPLTLVLKAKRDLGPPLAVDGKIGIRYSSSEVIKALLAVSDFYPTATSANLSGHEQPVTVDEIAAMLGDSISLYLNSGPLAGDVSTVVDCSGAVTIILREGAITKSEIDRFLETA, encoded by the coding sequence ATGACAGCGCCTCTAATCCTGGATATTAATCCCTATGCCCCTCGTGGTGATATCATCATGAAAGCCGCCGCCATATTGAGAGACGACGGTCTTATCGTGGCGCCGACAGAAACACGTTACGGCTTATTGGCGCGCCATGACCATCGCCGCGCTCTGGAGAAAATGATTAAGTTGAAAGGACGGAAGGCCGAGATACCGGTTGCCCTTTTTGTGCCCTCCATTGCTGATATAAACAAACTGGGCGAATTGAACCACCGCGCCGAGGCGCTGGCGCATAAGTATCTGCCCGGTCCATTGACGTTAGTATTAAAAGCCAAGAGAGACCTGGGTCCTCCCCTGGCAGTTGACGGCAAGATAGGGATACGGTATTCGTCATCGGAAGTGATTAAGGCGCTTTTGGCCGTTTCTGATTTCTATCCTACGGCGACCAGCGCTAACCTGTCCGGACATGAGCAGCCGGTTACAGTCGATGAAATCGCCGCCATGTTGGGTGACAGCATATCCTTATATTTGAATAGCGGTCCGCTGGCGGGTGATGTCTCCACGGTCGTGGATTGCTCGGGGGCAGTAACGATAATCCTTCGCGAGGGAGCCATCACGAAATCTGAAATTGACCGCTTTCTGGAGACGGCATGA
- a CDS encoding SPOR domain-containing protein codes for MKTILTAVLLLSLTVAAGCGGVRLAKGKDDKGKARFSPETYPLNIPEDLTIVPALYPLPTPDSAPGQLLPPAHQQLSRPDTATTPLELYRVQIFTSRTYGPAVREQSIASEIFDKKVALDYEVPYYKVRLGDFDNRRQAEDYLFIAKDAGYDSAWVVRVTMNVQNLEPTYRTTDAESRYQSPAAPVEIEIDNDSASNPGY; via the coding sequence ATGAAGACAATATTGACTGCAGTTTTGCTCTTATCGCTGACGGTGGCGGCCGGTTGCGGCGGCGTGCGCTTAGCCAAAGGGAAAGATGACAAAGGAAAAGCCCGATTCTCGCCGGAGACATATCCTCTAAATATTCCTGAAGATTTAACCATCGTTCCGGCGCTCTATCCGCTGCCGACGCCCGACTCGGCACCGGGGCAACTTTTGCCGCCTGCCCACCAGCAATTGTCCCGCCCCGACACCGCCACGACGCCGCTGGAGCTGTATCGGGTGCAGATATTCACATCCCGCACCTACGGTCCGGCCGTTCGGGAGCAGAGTATCGCCTCGGAAATTTTCGATAAGAAAGTAGCCCTTGATTACGAGGTCCCCTATTACAAAGTGCGCCTCGGTGATTTCGATAATCGCCGTCAAGCCGAAGATTATCTATTTATCGCCAAAGATGCCGGTTACGACTCTGCCTGGGTGGTGCGGGTGACAATGAATGTCCAGAATCTTGAGCCGACCTATCGCACCACTGATGCCGAGAGCCGTTATCAATCGCCGGCCGCGCCAGTGGAAATTGAAATCGATAATGACAGCGCCTCTAATCCTGGATATTAA
- the amrB gene encoding AmmeMemoRadiSam system protein B, with product MSHCRTILESLLILLVCHCSSVTAEVRQPAVAGQFYPADRQALSAMVNEHLNKAIISEGIDGDIIALIVPHAGLVYSGQIAAHAYKLIEGKTFERVVLCGVSHRHRFQGLSVYGPGVTWKTPLGELSCDDTICQLMTGSFKGIEIIPQAHLQEHSLEVQLPYLQTVLSDFKIIPILMGYPDDVNTSLLEKALNGIPDTRRTILVASTDWQHYRSASEGWKLDSVGIECLMKIDADCLEKNLRDGKTEMCGGGAAVAVMRAAVNRGANRVMILKYGDSGDISDDKSSVVGYLAAVIYRSAEKSSMGESKVEGRPPSVSSGAASDSSLFSEWDLTPEVKRKLLSLARRSIQSYLENRALPAVDSDKILDKRGAAFVTLTRNGHLRGCIGQTAASESISKTVAYCAVQAAFGDPRFVPVGPDELPQLHIEISILTPLEKIISLDEIEVGRDGLMITYGNSRGLLLPQVAVSYRWSREEFLVQLCRKAGIPSDSYRSPEAVIYKFGAIVFGE from the coding sequence ATGTCACATTGTCGCACCATATTAGAGTCTTTATTAATACTCCTGGTTTGCCATTGCTCGTCTGTAACGGCGGAAGTTCGCCAGCCGGCCGTCGCCGGTCAATTCTATCCGGCAGATCGTCAAGCTCTTTCAGCAATGGTGAATGAGCATCTGAACAAAGCCATTATTTCGGAAGGAATCGATGGTGATATCATCGCTCTTATTGTGCCGCATGCCGGGTTAGTCTATTCCGGGCAGATAGCGGCGCATGCCTATAAGTTAATTGAGGGCAAAACCTTTGAGCGCGTGGTTCTCTGTGGAGTGTCGCATCGGCATCGATTTCAGGGGCTTTCGGTCTATGGTCCCGGTGTAACCTGGAAGACTCCACTGGGTGAGCTATCCTGCGACGATACCATCTGCCAGCTGATGACCGGTTCATTCAAGGGAATCGAGATTATCCCGCAAGCCCATCTTCAGGAGCATAGCCTTGAGGTGCAACTTCCTTATCTGCAGACGGTGCTTTCAGATTTCAAGATAATTCCGATACTAATGGGATACCCTGATGACGTCAATACTTCTCTGCTTGAGAAGGCACTAAACGGCATCCCCGACACGCGCCGCACCATTCTGGTCGCCTCGACCGACTGGCAACATTACCGGTCTGCTTCCGAAGGATGGAAACTGGACTCGGTCGGAATAGAATGCCTTATGAAAATTGATGCCGACTGTCTGGAGAAAAATTTAAGAGACGGCAAGACCGAAATGTGCGGCGGAGGCGCTGCGGTGGCGGTAATGCGCGCCGCCGTTAATCGAGGAGCCAACCGGGTGATGATTCTCAAGTATGGAGATTCCGGCGATATCAGCGATGACAAAAGCAGCGTAGTCGGCTATCTCGCCGCGGTGATTTATCGCTCCGCGGAGAAATCTTCAATGGGGGAAAGCAAAGTGGAGGGAAGGCCGCCTTCGGTCTCATCCGGTGCGGCTTCTGATTCTTCATTATTCAGCGAATGGGACCTGACGCCCGAAGTAAAAAGGAAACTCTTGAGCCTGGCTCGCCGTTCGATACAGTCGTATTTGGAGAACCGCGCCCTTCCTGCCGTTGATTCTGACAAGATTCTGGATAAACGGGGCGCCGCTTTTGTAACCTTGACCCGCAATGGTCATCTTCGCGGCTGCATAGGGCAAACGGCTGCCAGCGAGTCGATATCAAAGACGGTCGCGTACTGCGCTGTCCAGGCTGCTTTCGGCGACCCCCGTTTTGTACCGGTCGGTCCCGATGAACTGCCGCAACTGCATATTGAAATCTCCATCCTGACCCCTCTGGAAAAGATAATATCTCTTGATGAGATCGAGGTCGGTCGTGACGGGTTAATGATTACCTACGGTAACAGCCGGGGGCTGCTGCTTCCGCAGGTGGCGGTTTCTTATCGATGGAGCCGCGAGGAATTTCTGGTACAACTCTGTCGCAAAGCCGGTATTCCCTCAGACAGCTATCGTTCTCCGGAGGCTGTAATCTACAAGTTTGGGGCTATTGTCTTCGGGGAATAA